GCATGGAGTTGACGGtggatgatccatttagtgggacttctatatattgaacccatatagtaggggttcAAGTATTTTTCACAATTCTCTTTTCGCTTCACTCCTATCTAGCAAGAGCCAAAAACTCTCTTCTAAAAACCCATTCCTCTTCAGAATCAAAACTAAGGTTTCAACAAGGAAACTCAATCTCAAAGCGTCAACTGAGGCTTCATAAGGTATTTAGAATTTTCTTCCTTTTCTCTGTtactgtttcttttcaaaattggGGTTTTGGTTTTGAGTTTTTGAGGGTTGGAATTGCTTTCTGAAACATGGGATTTCAAAATTTACGGTGTATTTAGAAGTGCACCAAAGAACCATAAGCAGTCTGATGTAGGTCTCCAATGTCCTCTGGCACAGAGCTTTAGTTGACCACCATCTATTTCTTTACCATTTACTGAAATACTGTCATATGGCTCTTCTTCATTGATTAAATTACTGTTATCTTGATCCATAGTTATACCATTTACTAACttttgaagaaaacccaattggattaatagatagAGAACTAATTTTTTGCAAATTAACCCATTGATGATGCAGCAAAAGAAGTGAGTTACAGTTTTCTGTAGCAGTAGACACTtaattgttgctgttgttgttcatGTCTACATTAGTTTTTGTGGGGCCTATATATTAAGACAAAAGTTGAGCTTGTCCGATGATTCATTGAGCTAATTCAGTAGTAGAATTGCTCATTTGGTCCTATAATAGAATCATCTATTTGTTTTAGTCTTAATCATGAAGATGTCAATAGCAGGTTGGCAAACCCCTATAGACGTTTTACCTTGTTTGTGATGATGCATGGAGAACTCTGCTTTAAAACTTGTCATGGATATGTGGTTGTCGTGATTAATCGTCACTCCATATGTTGACTTTTCCTGGGTCTATTCTGAAGTAGATGACTATAATTTTTCTTGACAGAAGCGTATGTATaagaataatttcttatagtaGTCTATTTGTAGCTGAATTTCCCGAGCATTGTTCCCTAGTTCTTGAAAAAAGAGACATTATACTTCCCAATGGCAATACGGAACTCATGATAGATTAAATCTTCATTTACCTGAACAATTTTGTGAACTTATGACAGGTTTACATATCACTGATTTCAAGTTTGATTTAGTTCTCTGGTCTTGGCATTATGATTTTAGGCTCACTCACTTTCTCTACTCTATGAGTCTTATGTCGCAAgttgttttatgttgtttgaaATGGTATCTAATTTCTACTTTGTTGATGCAGAGAATCATCAAGTCCAGACAATTTAAAGAGAACGTTGGACCGAGCAGCATACTCTCTGCCGCGTGAAGGTTTGAGCAACAAGTTTGACAATCTGGCAAGTACATAGTGGCCTCTAATAGTCAATTAGTCCATAggactttccccaagtaaaatatgCAGAAGAGAAATCTATGTGTCGCTGCCACGAAAATTCTTAGCAGAAAGTTACATTCAAGTTCTCGATTATCAACTAATGTGGATCCCAAGTTACAATCTTCTAGGCTTTTCTCTTGTTCGTTTTACCGTGCTGGAGAATCTAGGGTTTCTAAGAGCTCTTATGGCAACATTTGTCTGGCGCATTACAGGAAAAATTTCTGTTCATTAGATGAAAATACTGGGAGATGCTGGAATTGTGGTGTCGTTGCAGTGTCTAAACCGTTTCTCTCTTGTGACTGTTGTAAAAGCGTTCAACCGGTTCATACTTCCGTGGATTATTTCCAGATTTTCGGAATGTAAGTATGTTGATTATGTCTCATTCGTGTTGTAGACAGAAATTGTTTATGAAGATACCCTAAACTGTATTAGTAGCTTAGCAGGGAGAAAGCATTCGAGATTGAGGATACCAATCTTGAGAAAACATATAAAGATTGGCAGAAGAAACTTCATCCTGATTTGGTTCATATGAAATCTGAGGTTTGATTCGCCTTTCACAtaatcttttttttcttgcaaTTATGATTTACATTGATCCTTGTGTATGTTTATTTTAGAAAGAAAAGGAGTTTGCTGCTGAACAGTCCTCTCGGGTAGTTGATGCTTACCGCACACTAAGAAAGCCGTTGTCTAGGGCAATCTACCTTGtaaggatttttatttatttatttgttctctTAGACATTGTGAATTGTGATAAATAGCACTTCGATTTTACATAATATGGAGTACAATTGATAGGAAATGCCAAGGGCTATGTCttactagttgtgattaagagcACTGATTCATCAATCAAAGGCGGTAATTATTTGGAAAATGCCATAAAACCTCATTGGGAGTAACAATGTACCATTTAAAGATTTATTTTTCCATTATCTGTTATTAGTTACTACTTACTCTGAAATTTCTCTTGGTTTCTGAAAGATGGGCCTTGAAGGTGTACATGTGGATGAAGAAAGAACAGTATCGGATCCTGAACTGCTAGCTGAGGTAACGTTTTGCGGTGTCTCATTTAGTTTCCGTTAGGATAGGGGGATGCATGACCTTCTTTTAAAACCAAGGGATAGCAAGACTCATTTACTATACATATGGTTGCACCAACTGACATCTTTTCCTAATCCTAAGCACTGCTAAAAGTTTCTTAACTATTTAAGTAATGGATATTAAGCTATTTGAATCCTTTTTGAACTTTTCCTGAATTTGCCAATCTTGTTACAGATCTTGGATATCAGGGAAGCAGTCGAGGAGGCCTCTAACTCACAGTCTTTAAAGCAAATCCAGGGTCAGGTAATGTGGGACATTTTTCGACATCATAAATTGGATAATGACCGCTCTTTACGACTGAAGTTAGTCCTCCCGATTTGGACTCCAAGTAAGAGGCATGTGCAAACAGCCAGGTGAATAACCTGATGGGCATCACTAGGCTGTTTCTCTAGTAGGGTTTGTATGATTTACCTAGTAACTGAAAGATGATATTCCCGTGGGAGGGACCTGCTGGGAAATTAGTTTACTATGGTTCTTCTTGTCACCGCTGTCCACGTCAATGTCCTTGAATTGTGATCACTTGTACCCTACAAGATCTTAGCACTTTAGCATTTTAGTCTTTCTCACTTTCCTAacctattttattttttagtcgGTATATGCGATTTTATTATGCAACTCTTCTGTTTCTAATCCAGGTACAAGAGAAACTAGAAATCTGGTCCAACTCCTTTGGGAGTGCATTTGGTAAAAAGAACTTTGAAGACGCTGTAACCTCAATTCAAAGAATGACTTACTATGATCGAATAAACGAGGAAATTGTAAAGAAGCTTTGATTTAGGTAAGCCTATTGTGGATCTGGATTATCTCAACAAAATTAACCTGTACAAGGTAGATGTGCTGTTTTAGTTTTAATTCTTAGGATCTGTTAGGTTGTTTCGCAGAATTATAATTTTGGAAACACTTGTCAGATGGTATTTATGAACAAGATAAGAAATGGATATCAAATTCGTGTTGCAGATATGATAGTTGCATCATACAATAATTTTAGATACTCGTCCATGATTACAAACAAATTTTGGACACTCGTTCAGGAACTGTGTGCCTTGTTCAACTGATCCTCTAGCTACTGCCTTCGCCAACGCTTCAACAACTTAATTTCACATTCTTTAACGGTTCTCATTCAGTGTCTACTACTCCATTTCCTTGTAAGCCTGGATTGCATCTTTCTTGTTCCCTTTTGAATATGGTTCATTCTCTTGTTCTTCATCCCTTTGAAGCCTGACTGAACTGGTTCATCAAGTACACCTACTTCATTTTCTGCGGAATCCTGCTCaatattttcttcttcaaattcatgtAGCTCTGATAGGCAGTCATTCTCCatttttattttctgaaatgTTCTTCAACTTTTTGCCTGAAAGACTTCGAACATATAGTGGGCCCTTCAAGGCTTCTTAGAGGCAACTGTCTGAAATATCAAGGATTTGCATAATAGATACATAATATAAGCCACATAGCGGCTGTGCTAGCTGAAAAATAGATTTGGAGATATGAATTAAATACTATTTCTTTTTCAAGAGAAGAATTACTATCATTTTTTTCAAATATTGCCTATCCGAAACAGAGTGAATGTGTATGTAATTTGGAACACGTGCATTATTTGGAAATAGTGCTCGGATCCAAAGTAAAAGGATGATGGGTGATTACATTATGGTCAAACCGTCATCAGGCTTCGTCGATCTGCAGCTCCTCAACACGTCCCACAAAGgatctttattttatttgatttttttttttgcataatcaCTCGCTCTTTATAGCTTATCGACATGCTGGTGTAATTAGTTAATATATTGACAAACAAGGAAAACAATAAATAAGTTTAAACTGAACTACATATAAAATTCTAACCAAGTTATGACACTAAGATAGATATTGGAAATCACGATCGTAATATGGAGGTAAATTATGGTACAGATCTTCCTAGGCACTGCAATGATGCTGAAGGTTGGGATGCTGACTCGGGGAATGCAGATGCCAAGCCATAATGCCCACTTTTACATTAACCCCCGGATGGTTATCATTCAATCCTCCATAACCTCCAGAAACTGATCCACTACCAAAACCACCTGAGAATTTtgttgtttagtccactaaacccgacccgagttaatggctagtccagcgggagaattatttactcgctagtccaaaaaagttttgaaaagagtaaaattattcaactaaccctaacatataatattaTGTATGTTACTACATGTATTACTAcgtactacatatgttactagtagtatttatttatttgataCGCGAAAGCCAGACCCAGGCCTCTATCCGAACCCAGCCAGTTGGACTGACCGCACTGCCAGACCCAACACCGCTGAACCCACTATACACCTAATCTATTAGAAACCTTTACGGTGGCGGGAATTGAACCTcggacttcctccttactggagttgatgggataacactgagctatgctcttggaccctaTGTtactagtatgttactacatataaaTACCGTTAtgatatgtattgatactacatatcaatatgcagtatcaatatgttatgtaccacatataaataaatactgttatgttatgtattgatactacatataaataaatattgttatgttat
This DNA window, taken from Papaver somniferum cultivar HN1 chromosome 3, ASM357369v1, whole genome shotgun sequence, encodes the following:
- the LOC113360959 gene encoding iron-sulfur cluster co-chaperone protein HscB, mitochondrial-like — encoded protein: MQKRNLCVAATKILSRKLHSSSRLSTNVDPKLQSSRLFSCSFYRAGESRVSKSSYGNICLAHYRKNFCSLDENTGRCWNCGVVAVSKPFLSCDCCKSVQPVHTSVDYFQIFGMEKAFEIEDTNLEKTYKDWQKKLHPDLVHMKSEKEKEFAAEQSSRVVDAYRTLRKPLSRAIYLMGLEGVHVDEERTVSDPELLAEILDIREAVEEASNSQSLKQIQGQVQEKLEIWSNSFGSAFGKKNFEDAVTSIQRMTYYDRINEEIVKKL